TCGATCGGGAGCGGCGCCAGGTGCAGGTGGCGCCTTACGTCGATGCCGAAGGCCGGGAGGTCACGCCCAAGCGGGCATTCGATTACGACGTGCTTGTGGTCTCCATCGGGAGCCAGAACAACGACTTTGGAACGCCCGGTGTCCTCGACCATGCGATCAAGCTCGAGTCGCAGGCCGATGCGAAGCGGTTCCACGAACGCATGGTGAATGCGTGCATCCGCGCGCATGCTCAATCCTCGCCCTTGGGCGCTCACCAGTTGAAGGTCGCGATCATCGGGGCCGGCGCCACCGGCGTTGAGCTTGCTGCTGAGCTCCACAGGACGACGCGTGAAGTGGTGGCCTACGGGCTCGACCAGGTCGATCCCCAGAAGGACATCAGGATTACGCTGATCGAGGCTGCCGCACGGGTTCTGCCGGCGCTGCCCGAGCGAGTTTCGAGGGAGACTGAAAAGCTCCTGGTCAAGCTGGGCGTCGACGTGCTGGTCGGCGCCAAGGTCTCGGAGGTCGGGGCGGACCACGTCAGCCTGGCGGACGGCCGGACGATCCCCGCCGAGCTGATTGTCTGGGCCGCCGGTGTCAAGGCGCCCGACGTCCTGAACGATATCGCTGGCCTTGAGACCAACCGCATCAACCAGCTGGTCGTGCGTCCGACGCTGCAAACGACCCGTGACGACAACATTTTCGCGATAGGCGACTGCTCGGCCTGCTTCTGGGGCGAGCACGGCAACGTCCCGCCGCGCGCACAGGCGGCTCATCAGCAGGCCTCTCACCTCTATTCGCAAATTCCCCGATTTCTGCAAGGCGAGACGCTCAAACCGTACCGCTACCGGGACTTCGGTTCCCTGGTGTCGCTCGGCGAGTTCAGCACGGTCGGATCGATGATGGGAGCGCTCGTCGGTGGAAACCTCGTCTTCGAGGGCATCTTCGCTCGGATGATGTACCTGTCCCTCTACAAGATGCACGAATACGCGCTGCACGGACCGGTGAAGGTCGCGCTCGACACGCTTGCCCGCCTGATTACGCGGCGTACGGAGCCGCACGTGAAGCTTCATTGATCGCGTGCAACGGCAGGGAGCCCTTCCGTTGCGCAACTGCTTGACGACGGTAACGTACGGGGAGGGATGCTGATGGACGCTGTGGTCCTTGCGCGCGTGCAGTTCGCCGCAAACCTGGCGAACGACCCGCAGCAGTATCAGGGCAGGGGAGAATACGCATGATCTCGATGTCCTTCGATGAAGTGCTGCCGCTCGTTTTCATCGGGTCGATGGGAATATCGCTGCTCGTCTGCGTCGTGAGCGAGGGATACGACCTTGGGGTCGGCATGCTGATGCATAGGGCAACGCCCGTGGAGCGCGACACCATGGTTGCGTCAATAGGTCCGTTGGGGGATGCGAATGAAGCCTGGCTTGCTCTTGGTGTCGGCCTTCTTCTGGTTGTCTTCCCCAAGGCGCCCGGTTTGATCCTGTCGGTGATTTTCCTATCGCGTATTCCGGGGCAAGACCATAGAGTTGCATTATGCGTGAGGGGACGGCCGACACGCCTCGGATTTGTTTGGTTCATGAGATGACGGACCTGCCATCCCTGGTGAACATCAAGGGGAGTCCCCAAGTCGGCTCGGCGGCTCCCCATTCGCCGCGCTGGCTTGTTCGCGGCGCGATGGCAATCGTGCTGGTCATGGCCGCTTCGTGGCTTGGATATGCCGGTGCGTTCTATCGGGGACTGGGCGATCTGCACGCCGTAGCGCAGCAACGGCTGGCCGTCGAGGCGGCACGGCTGGATGGCTACCTCTCTCGATTTGAGTACCTGCCGTCGCTGCTGGAGACATCGCCTGATGTTTTTCGCTTGCTCGGCGACCCCGCTGATGCCGCACTGCAGCACGCGGTCAGCATGTACTTGAAATCGATCAACCTGCTTGCGGGAGCGGACAACCTCTACGTCCTGGCTGTCACCGGCGAGGCACTGGCTGCTGCCGATTTCGATCAGCCGGGTACGCCGGTTGGCAGGAACCTCTCGTATCGGCCGTATATGAGCGAAGCTCTTGCGACTGGCCGCGGTGCGTTCTTCGGTGTCGGTATTACGAGCGCGCGGGCCGGCTACTATCTTTCCTATGCTCTCAAGGAAGGCGGCCTGACGAAGGGCGTCGCCGTCGTCAAGGTCAATCTCGAGTCGCTTGAGCGCGAATGGCGCGATAGGGCAAGCGACATTGCCCTGGTCGATGGACGTCAGGTCACGATCCTCGCCTCGCGCGATGAATGGCGCTTTCGTCCGATTGTGCCATTGTCGCCTGAAGTTCTCGAGAACATCTCCCGCTCGAAGCCCTACGGAATTTCTGAGCTCAAGCCGCTCGGCTGGACGTATCTGGAGGGAGGCGGGCGTGTTTCGGCTGAGGACGGCTCGACTTACAGCATCGACGAACGCTGGTTGAACGGAAACCAGTGGAGGCTCCTGCTTCTCGGGGACGAGAGGCCGATGAGACAGACGGCCCTCGCCATCGGGAGCTTCTCGGGGCTCGCCGGTATCGTGGCATTGCTGGCATTTGGTCTGCTCGAACAGCGCAGGAGGGAAATCAGGCAGCGGCTCGCCAGCCAGGTCGCGTTGCAGGCGGCGAACGACACACTCGAGATCAGGGTACAGGAGCGAACCGCTGAACTGCGCGCGGCGCAGGACGATCTCGTTCATGCCGGCAAGCTTGCTGCTCTCGGCCAGATGTCGGCCGGCATCGTCCATGAGTTGAACCAGCCCCTGGCGGCTCTGCAGACCGCTGCCGACAACGCGATCCTGCTCGTCGATCGCGGCGCGATTGGCGATGCCCGCGGGAATCTCATCCGAATTGGTGAACTGGTGCGCAGGCTCGGCCGCCTGACCAGTCAGCTTCGGGTCTTCGCTTACAAGTCGAATAGCCCACTTGATGCGGTCTCAGTCGCGCATGCGCTGACCGAATCGCTCAAGATCGTCGCTGCACGTGTCAAGGAAAGCGGAGCCGAAGTCTCAATGGACGTCGAGGCGGGTCTCCGCGTCCTCGCTGATCAGATCCGGCTCGAACAGCTCCTCTGCAACATCCTGGCAAATGCGCTGGATGCCCTTGAAGGGGTCGAACCAAAATCGATCTCGATCCGGGCGAGCAGAGAGGAGGGGCAGACTGCCCGTGCCCGCATCGCCATCAGCAATAGCGGTCCCCCAATTGCACCCGACGTCCTCCAGCGCATGTTCGAGCCCTTCGTGACGACCAAGCCTGCCGGCAAAGGCCTCGGTCTTGGCCTGATGCTGTCTAATCACATTGCGCGCTCCTTTGGTGGCGAACTGCATGCACGAAATCTCGTGCCACGTGGCGCCGAATTTGTCGTGCTCCTTCCACTGGCTGACACAGCAGGGGCTTCGCATGAGCGATGACCAATCGATTGGCGTGATCTATGTCGAAGACGACGACGATGTCCGGATCGGCGGCGCTCAGGCGCTGGAACTTGCCGGCTTTGCCGTCTCCGGTTTCGCATCCGTCGAAGCGGCTGATGCGACGGTCCGATCCGACAAGCCGTTTATTGTCGTCTGCGACGTACGCCTGCGCGGCAAAAGCGGTCTTGATTGGCTGACTGATCTGCGCCGGCTGGATCAGGATTTGCCGGTGATCCTGATTACCGGGCATGGCGATATTTCGATGGCCGTTCAGGCGATGCGAAATGGTGCCTACGACTTCATCGAGAAGCCATGCTCGTCGGAGCAACTCGTTTCCGTGGTGCGCAGAGCGGTCGAGAAGAGACGGCTGACACTGGAGGTACGCTCGTTGCGATCGGCCTTGGCGGATCGCCAGGGCATCGAGGCGAGTCTGCTCGGCCGATCGCCGCAGATCCAGGAGGTGCGCAGGCTCGTATCCACATTGGCCGCAACGAATGTCGATGTGACGATCTACGGCGAAACCGGCACCGGCAAGGACGTCGTCGCGCGCTGCCTTCACAATCACAGCGGACGGCGCCGCGGCAATTATGTCCCGGTGAACTGTGGCGGGCTTCCGGAATCGCTGGTCGAAAGCGAATTGTTCGGGCACGAGATCGGCGCATTCACAGGTGCCACGCGTCAGCGCATAGGCAAGATCGAATATGCGAATGGAGGAACGCTTTTCCTTGACGAAATCGAGAGCATGCCGCTCAGCGTGCAGGTGAAGTTGCTGAGGTCGCTTCAGGATCGGTCGATCGAGCGCGTCGGCTCGAACAAGCCGATCTCGGTGGACTGCCGCGTCGTGGCGGCGAGCAAGACGAACCTGTTGGAGTTGAGCGAGAAGCGAGTATTTCGCGCGGATCTCTACTATCGTCTCGGCGTCGCCTTCATCGAGCTGCCGCCACTGCGCGAGCGGCGCGAAGATATTCCGCTGCTGTTCGAGCATTTCGCGCTGGAAGCTGCCAGACGGTTCGAGCGCGATGCCCCGATCCTCGATGATCAGACGACGTCCGCCCTCCTGGCTTATTCGTGGCCGGGAAATGTGCGGGAGCTTCGCAACGTCGCGGACCGCTTCGTGCTTGGGGTTCTCGATGGCAAGATGATCAACAAATCAGGCCTCGGAAGCTCGGACGTGTCATTGCCTCGCCAACTCGAAAACATCGAGCGATCGATCATCGAGGACGCATTGCGCCGCAGGCAGGGCGACGTCCAGGGAACCGCCGCGCTTTTGGGGCTTCCGAAGCAAACCTTGTACGACAAGATCAAGCGTCTCTCGGTGAACGTTGACGGGATCAGGGAAGGCTCGATT
This genomic interval from Bradyrhizobium sp. CB82 contains the following:
- a CDS encoding NAD(P)/FAD-dependent oxidoreductase, which codes for MSNPQPGKPRVVIVGGGAGGLELATRLGDKYGRRGKLDATLIDRNRTHVWKPKLHEIAAGSMDIAAHEVDYLAQSYWHGFRYRIGDMIGIDRERRQVQVAPYVDAEGREVTPKRAFDYDVLVVSIGSQNNDFGTPGVLDHAIKLESQADAKRFHERMVNACIRAHAQSSPLGAHQLKVAIIGAGATGVELAAELHRTTREVVAYGLDQVDPQKDIRITLIEAAARVLPALPERVSRETEKLLVKLGVDVLVGAKVSEVGADHVSLADGRTIPAELIVWAAGVKAPDVLNDIAGLETNRINQLVVRPTLQTTRDDNIFAIGDCSACFWGEHGNVPPRAQAAHQQASHLYSQIPRFLQGETLKPYRYRDFGSLVSLGEFSTVGSMMGALVGGNLVFEGIFARMMYLSLYKMHEYALHGPVKVALDTLARLITRRTEPHVKLH
- a CDS encoding cytochrome d ubiquinol oxidase subunit II → MISMSFDEVLPLVFIGSMGISLLVCVVSEGYDLGVGMLMHRATPVERDTMVASIGPLGDANEAWLALGVGLLLVVFPKAPGLILSVIFLSRIPGQDHRVALCVRGRPTRLGFVWFMR
- a CDS encoding ATP-binding protein yields the protein MTDLPSLVNIKGSPQVGSAAPHSPRWLVRGAMAIVLVMAASWLGYAGAFYRGLGDLHAVAQQRLAVEAARLDGYLSRFEYLPSLLETSPDVFRLLGDPADAALQHAVSMYLKSINLLAGADNLYVLAVTGEALAAADFDQPGTPVGRNLSYRPYMSEALATGRGAFFGVGITSARAGYYLSYALKEGGLTKGVAVVKVNLESLEREWRDRASDIALVDGRQVTILASRDEWRFRPIVPLSPEVLENISRSKPYGISELKPLGWTYLEGGGRVSAEDGSTYSIDERWLNGNQWRLLLLGDERPMRQTALAIGSFSGLAGIVALLAFGLLEQRRREIRQRLASQVALQAANDTLEIRVQERTAELRAAQDDLVHAGKLAALGQMSAGIVHELNQPLAALQTAADNAILLVDRGAIGDARGNLIRIGELVRRLGRLTSQLRVFAYKSNSPLDAVSVAHALTESLKIVAARVKESGAEVSMDVEAGLRVLADQIRLEQLLCNILANALDALEGVEPKSISIRASREEGQTARARIAISNSGPPIAPDVLQRMFEPFVTTKPAGKGLGLGLMLSNHIARSFGGELHARNLVPRGAEFVVLLPLADTAGASHER
- a CDS encoding sigma-54 dependent transcriptional regulator, with the translated sequence MSDDQSIGVIYVEDDDDVRIGGAQALELAGFAVSGFASVEAADATVRSDKPFIVVCDVRLRGKSGLDWLTDLRRLDQDLPVILITGHGDISMAVQAMRNGAYDFIEKPCSSEQLVSVVRRAVEKRRLTLEVRSLRSALADRQGIEASLLGRSPQIQEVRRLVSTLAATNVDVTIYGETGTGKDVVARCLHNHSGRRRGNYVPVNCGGLPESLVESELFGHEIGAFTGATRQRIGKIEYANGGTLFLDEIESMPLSVQVKLLRSLQDRSIERVGSNKPISVDCRVVAASKTNLLELSEKRVFRADLYYRLGVAFIELPPLRERREDIPLLFEHFALEAARRFERDAPILDDQTTSALLAYSWPGNVRELRNVADRFVLGVLDGKMINKSGLGSSDVSLPRQLENIERSIIEDALRRRQGDVQGTAALLGLPKQTLYDKIKRLSVNVDGIREGSIVRAGS